The following coding sequences lie in one Thalassoglobus polymorphus genomic window:
- a CDS encoding STAS domain-containing protein, with amino-acid sequence MSAGQRRLDIEQIGDVTVAKFVDKKILDENNIQMIGNQLFGLVEEDDRKKIVLDFTAVEYLSSAALGKLITMDKKVKSAGGKLRLCSIRPDIYEVFAITRLNKLFDIHDDQESALAGF; translated from the coding sequence ATGTCCGCAGGACAACGTCGTCTCGATATCGAGCAAATTGGTGATGTAACCGTCGCGAAATTCGTCGACAAGAAGATTCTTGACGAGAACAATATCCAAATGATTGGAAATCAATTATTTGGACTCGTTGAAGAAGATGACCGGAAGAAAATTGTGCTCGACTTTACAGCCGTCGAGTATCTCTCAAGTGCGGCACTTGGCAAGCTGATTACGATGGACAAAAAAGTGAAATCCGCTGGCGGCAAGCTTCGCTTGTGCTCCATCCGCCCAGACATTTATGAAGTGTTCGCAATCACCCGACTGAACAAACTCTTTGATATCCACGACGATCAGGAATCCGCGCTCGCAGGTTTTTAA
- a CDS encoding ATP-binding protein produces the protein MSEWQRNIPFQVDIAGIIDIMGASLYSRHDTPIRELLQNSHDAIMRRRRSDLEFQGRIDVIQDAEAGLLTFTDDGIGLTPEEAENYLGTLGLGITGLIKRGEAMPHLSQGGDQGDLIGQFGVGLFSAFMLADRLIVESRNESADEAVRWEAGPGTEIDLSVSDRATAGTTVTLVLKPEYKFLAENEETIESTIKEHADFLPIPIHLNDSQTRVNVIHAAWFEPSQDVETTELALQAYFDETPLDVIPIRVEAPIPIAGALYVSPQRIPGFSDTASVMVTVRRMVISRQIKELLPPWATFLRGCLELHGCSPTASREDLVRNKAFSIVTETLEDLLFRHFEQLSENDPQRMESIVNWHRYSMAGAALESRRLREILKSSYRFPTSHGPLTINEILNLSDADPLYEEEADRVVWYNTDRRQEQWVNTLFSGHSAPCVHTFRSFEESLLAYSLADDFESGLVSDLRIASPSAPNFASAILGVRELEEAPAEWMEFLSSVDAKILIGSFREDQPVMAFLNERYELAKSFDELKQRGDIPTGFQRLIDSHFKDAPSGQNEVILNRNHPMISRTLSKSPGTPLSSVTRLIVVNALNSAGATTPKPASRQQQEDLEWIAECLWGRED, from the coding sequence ATGTCTGAGTGGCAACGCAATATCCCCTTCCAAGTCGATATCGCTGGAATCATCGACATCATGGGGGCCTCCCTTTACAGCCGACACGATACTCCAATTCGTGAACTGCTTCAAAACTCTCATGACGCCATCATGCGTAGACGTCGTAGCGATCTCGAATTCCAGGGACGAATCGATGTCATCCAGGATGCCGAAGCGGGCCTCTTGACATTCACCGACGACGGGATTGGGCTGACACCGGAAGAAGCGGAAAACTATCTGGGGACACTCGGTTTAGGAATCACCGGTTTAATCAAACGTGGCGAAGCGATGCCGCACCTCTCACAGGGTGGAGATCAAGGAGATTTAATCGGTCAATTCGGAGTTGGACTCTTCAGCGCCTTCATGCTCGCAGATCGACTGATCGTCGAAAGTCGAAACGAATCGGCAGACGAAGCTGTCCGTTGGGAAGCGGGACCGGGAACAGAAATTGACCTCTCCGTCAGCGACAGGGCGACCGCAGGCACAACCGTCACACTCGTCCTCAAACCAGAGTACAAATTTCTTGCAGAGAACGAAGAGACCATCGAATCGACGATCAAGGAGCATGCCGACTTCCTTCCGATTCCCATTCATCTGAATGACTCACAAACACGAGTGAACGTCATCCACGCTGCCTGGTTTGAACCGTCACAAGATGTGGAAACAACTGAACTCGCCCTGCAAGCATACTTTGACGAAACCCCACTCGACGTCATTCCGATCCGCGTAGAAGCCCCCATCCCCATCGCCGGAGCACTTTACGTTAGCCCGCAGCGAATTCCGGGATTTAGTGATACTGCGTCCGTCATGGTCACTGTTCGACGCATGGTGATCTCCCGCCAAATCAAAGAGCTGCTTCCGCCATGGGCAACGTTTCTACGTGGATGCCTGGAGCTTCATGGATGCTCCCCGACAGCCAGCCGAGAAGATCTTGTCCGCAACAAAGCGTTTTCGATTGTTACGGAAACGCTTGAAGACCTCCTCTTTCGACACTTCGAACAGCTCAGCGAAAACGATCCTCAGCGGATGGAATCCATCGTCAACTGGCATCGTTATTCAATGGCTGGGGCGGCACTTGAGAGTCGTCGCCTGAGAGAAATCTTGAAGAGTTCGTACCGTTTCCCAACGTCGCATGGTCCGCTCACCATCAACGAAATCCTCAACCTCTCAGACGCAGACCCACTTTACGAAGAAGAAGCAGACCGCGTCGTCTGGTACAACACCGACCGCCGTCAGGAACAATGGGTCAACACACTCTTCTCTGGACACTCCGCTCCTTGCGTGCACACGTTCCGCAGCTTCGAAGAGTCTCTGCTGGCTTACAGCTTAGCCGATGATTTTGAGTCCGGGCTTGTCAGCGATTTGCGAATCGCCAGTCCCAGCGCACCGAATTTTGCATCTGCGATTCTCGGAGTTCGAGAACTTGAAGAGGCTCCCGCAGAATGGATGGAGTTCCTTTCTAGTGTCGATGCAAAAATTCTGATCGGCTCCTTCCGAGAGGATCAACCAGTCATGGCGTTTCTGAATGAACGCTATGAACTCGCGAAATCGTTTGACGAATTAAAACAGCGGGGCGACATCCCGACAGGCTTCCAACGGCTCATTGACTCCCACTTCAAAGATGCACCGAGTGGACAGAACGAAGTGATCCTGAATCGGAACCACCCGATGATCTCAAGGACTCTTTCGAAATCACCGGGAACTCCATTATCGAGTGTCACTCGACTGATTGTTGTGAACGCCCTGAATTCCGCTGGAGCAACAACTCCCAAACCAGCCAGCCGCCAACAACAAGAGGACCTGGAATGGATCGCGGAATGCCTTTGGGGAAGAGAGGACTGA
- the lpdA gene encoding dihydrolipoyl dehydrogenase — MAKFDLVVIGAGPGGYVAAIRAAQLGKKVAIVEKEKQLGGTCLRVGCIPSKALLESSHLYENAQVGMKDRGVTFSKVQLDLAAMMKHKSGVVDTLAGGIDGLMKKNKIERLVGHGKLTGKGQVTISSRGEEVQVEADQILLATGSVPASLPGMSIDGEYVGSSTEALKYDEVPKQMVVIGGGVIGLELGTVWRRLGSQVTVLEYMDRILPGLDSEIAKEALKLFKQQGLEFQLGAKVTGVKINRKTVDVLIDGQEPLRCEKVLMAVGRRPNTGSLGLEEAGVEVDQRGFVKVNSRYQTSAPGVFAVGDLIGGAMLAHKAEEEGIACVEQLFSSYGHVNYNAIPSVVYTDPEIASVGKTEDELKESGIEYRKGSFPFMANGRARASGHLEGKVKILADAKTDRVLGVHIIGANAGELIAECVAAIEFGASSEDIARTCHAHPTLSETIKEAALAVDKRTIHM; from the coding sequence ATGGCGAAATTTGATCTTGTTGTCATTGGTGCTGGACCTGGTGGCTATGTGGCTGCGATTCGAGCCGCTCAGCTTGGTAAAAAGGTGGCAATTGTCGAAAAAGAAAAGCAACTCGGCGGAACCTGTTTAAGGGTGGGGTGTATTCCGAGTAAGGCGCTTCTGGAGTCCTCCCATTTATATGAAAATGCCCAGGTCGGCATGAAAGATCGTGGTGTTACCTTTTCCAAAGTGCAGCTGGATCTGGCAGCGATGATGAAGCACAAGTCTGGTGTCGTCGACACACTGGCGGGTGGCATCGATGGGTTGATGAAAAAGAACAAGATCGAACGGCTTGTTGGGCACGGAAAGTTGACGGGCAAGGGTCAGGTGACGATCTCCTCTCGTGGCGAAGAAGTGCAAGTCGAGGCTGATCAAATTTTGCTGGCGACTGGGAGTGTTCCTGCATCATTACCCGGGATGAGCATCGATGGCGAATACGTCGGCAGTAGCACGGAAGCCTTGAAGTATGACGAGGTTCCGAAGCAGATGGTCGTCATTGGAGGGGGAGTCATTGGGCTGGAACTGGGGACGGTTTGGCGACGACTCGGCTCACAGGTGACTGTTCTTGAGTACATGGATCGAATCCTCCCCGGTCTGGATTCTGAGATTGCCAAGGAAGCCTTGAAGTTGTTCAAGCAACAGGGGCTCGAATTCCAGCTGGGCGCAAAAGTCACCGGTGTGAAGATAAACCGCAAGACGGTTGACGTTTTGATTGATGGGCAGGAACCGTTGCGATGTGAGAAAGTGCTCATGGCTGTCGGTCGGCGTCCGAATACCGGCAGTCTTGGTTTGGAAGAGGCTGGTGTTGAGGTTGACCAGCGAGGTTTTGTGAAGGTGAACTCAAGGTATCAAACCAGTGCGCCCGGGGTTTTTGCGGTCGGAGATTTGATCGGCGGTGCGATGCTGGCTCACAAGGCAGAGGAAGAAGGAATCGCCTGCGTTGAGCAGCTTTTCTCTTCGTATGGGCATGTCAATTACAATGCAATTCCCTCTGTTGTTTATACCGATCCGGAAATTGCATCGGTCGGGAAAACTGAAGACGAACTCAAAGAATCCGGGATCGAGTACCGTAAAGGATCCTTCCCGTTCATGGCGAACGGTCGTGCACGTGCGAGTGGGCACCTTGAAGGGAAAGTGAAAATTCTGGCAGATGCGAAGACGGACCGCGTTTTAGGGGTGCATATTATCGGTGCGAATGCCGGAGAGTTGATTGCAGAATGTGTGGCAGCCATTGAGTTCGGAGCCAGTAGCGAAGACATCGCACGAACCTGCCATGCACACCCGACGCTTAGTGAAACGATCAAAGAGGCAGCCTTAGCGGTCGATAAGCGAACGATCCACATGTAA
- a CDS encoding GGDEF domain-containing protein yields MLEREFRLTHEGGAKEKSRQFLHTQLVGDVLSTVDLDEHRYLIVVDGLGAILGVVETEELLKKVASPDPVERRRWYEMPLESTISARLDSYSPGHRQQQQSDSTNPLNEFFGTTISSGDDDLAAIFLEDELYLRWSSVKQILQHALVDPVTGLANRMVFERRLAEEWQRLDRVPSSICVILIDLDYFKSVNDQFGHAVGDVVLEAVGKTLQHQLRSYDLLVRYGGDEFAAVLTGCTASQLAIPVGRIQSGIQNLSLEGYPDLPDLSLSVGAVTFCSQLQAESIDDLICKADACLYRAKDHGRGCAFLSDLSSEDSTPVHVDSLVQSMI; encoded by the coding sequence ATGTTGGAACGTGAATTCAGATTGACGCACGAGGGTGGGGCTAAGGAAAAGTCTCGTCAGTTTTTGCACACACAACTCGTTGGAGATGTGCTCAGCACTGTTGATTTAGACGAGCATCGTTATTTGATTGTTGTCGATGGGCTGGGGGCGATTCTTGGAGTTGTTGAAACAGAAGAGCTTTTGAAGAAAGTCGCCTCACCTGATCCAGTGGAGCGCCGCCGGTGGTATGAAATGCCACTCGAATCAACGATTAGTGCTCGGCTGGATTCTTATTCGCCAGGCCATCGTCAGCAGCAGCAGTCGGACAGCACGAATCCGCTCAATGAATTTTTTGGAACCACCATTTCCTCGGGAGATGACGATCTGGCTGCCATCTTCTTGGAAGATGAACTGTATCTTCGCTGGAGTTCGGTCAAGCAGATTTTACAACATGCTCTCGTCGACCCTGTGACAGGGCTCGCTAATCGGATGGTATTCGAGAGACGACTCGCCGAAGAGTGGCAGCGGTTAGATCGCGTTCCCAGCTCCATTTGTGTCATCTTGATCGACCTCGACTACTTCAAGTCTGTCAATGACCAGTTTGGTCATGCAGTGGGAGATGTCGTACTGGAAGCTGTCGGGAAGACGTTACAGCACCAGCTCCGTTCTTATGATTTACTCGTACGATATGGAGGGGACGAATTTGCTGCGGTCCTCACTGGGTGTACGGCATCGCAGCTGGCCATTCCCGTAGGTCGTATTCAAAGCGGAATTCAAAACTTGAGCTTAGAGGGTTACCCGGACCTTCCAGACTTGTCACTTTCTGTTGGGGCCGTCACGTTTTGCTCGCAACTCCAGGCAGAATCGATAGATGATTTAATCTGCAAGGCAGATGCCTGCTTGTACCGTGCAAAGGATCATGGTCGGGGATGTGCATTCCTCTCAGATCTTTCCAGCGAGGACAGCACACCTGTTCATGTTGATTCGCTCGTTCAGTCGATGATCTGA
- a CDS encoding NADH-quinone oxidoreductase subunit C, which produces MTPQEIFDALTEKFGSDSIVALNSETIDPWIEVAAESIADVCSFLKTEDKYKFEMLANLTGVDYLETDPKLAKKFPYEPHLEVVYHLLSISLKHRVTLKVVLPRWKDNEEGKLPEVPSVAGVWGIADWHEREAFDLVGINFLGHPNPLRILCPDDWEGHPLRKDYEFPLEYHGVRAK; this is translated from the coding sequence ATGACACCTCAGGAAATCTTCGACGCACTGACAGAAAAATTCGGCAGCGATTCTATCGTCGCTTTGAATTCGGAAACGATTGATCCCTGGATCGAAGTCGCCGCCGAATCGATTGCCGATGTCTGTTCGTTTTTGAAGACCGAAGACAAATACAAGTTTGAAATGCTCGCCAACCTGACTGGCGTGGACTATCTGGAGACAGATCCCAAACTGGCAAAGAAATTTCCGTACGAGCCTCATCTCGAGGTGGTGTATCACCTATTGAGTATCTCGCTGAAGCATCGAGTGACACTCAAGGTGGTCCTTCCTCGCTGGAAAGATAACGAGGAAGGGAAACTGCCAGAGGTTCCTTCAGTCGCTGGCGTCTGGGGAATCGCTGACTGGCACGAACGTGAAGCCTTCGATCTGGTCGGTATCAACTTTCTGGGACATCCCAATCCACTCCGCATTCTTTGTCCGGACGACTGGGAAGGTCATCCGCTCCGCAAAGATTATGAATTCCCTCTGGAGTACCACGGTGTTCGTGCTAAGTAG
- a CDS encoding ATP-binding protein, translating to MADAFEFEVTIPSDTSQGHEVQERILTQLEQVGFTDRDLFGVKLALEEGIVNAIKHGNGMDPSKNVFVKCEYNGELVRVIIEDEGPGFDINEVPDPTDDDNLEKPSGRGLMLMKAFMTNIEYNDSGNRVTLEKKRTVEDE from the coding sequence ATGGCTGATGCCTTTGAATTTGAAGTCACAATTCCGAGTGACACCTCTCAGGGTCATGAGGTGCAGGAACGGATTCTCACTCAGCTAGAGCAAGTTGGCTTTACTGACAGGGATCTGTTCGGGGTGAAGCTTGCGCTCGAAGAAGGGATCGTCAATGCCATCAAACACGGAAATGGCATGGACCCCAGCAAGAATGTCTTCGTGAAATGTGAATACAATGGAGAGCTAGTCCGTGTCATCATCGAGGACGAAGGTCCGGGATTCGACATCAACGAAGTCCCCGACCCGACCGACGACGACAACCTCGAAAAGCCGAGCGGCCGTGGCCTGATGCTCATGAAAGCATTCATGACCAACATCGAATATAACGATTCTGGAAACCGGGTCACACTCGAAAAAAAACGAACAGTTGAAGACGAATAA
- a CDS encoding CDGSH iron-sulfur domain-containing protein: MSELPKIAGRQPAKVMLEEGKKYAYCTCGLSENQPFCNGAHKGTGFNPIVFTAEADGEVKLCQCKQTQSAPRCDGQHNCLES; this comes from the coding sequence ATGTCTGAACTTCCTAAAATTGCTGGTCGACAACCTGCGAAAGTCATGCTTGAGGAAGGCAAGAAGTACGCCTATTGCACCTGCGGCCTTTCAGAGAATCAACCGTTTTGCAACGGTGCCCACAAAGGGACAGGGTTTAATCCCATTGTGTTTACTGCTGAGGCAGATGGAGAAGTCAAGCTGTGCCAGTGTAAGCAAACTCAGTCAGCACCTCGTTGCGATGGGCAACACAATTGTTTGGAGTCGTAG
- a CDS encoding NADH-quinone oxidoreductase subunit A encodes MTDLTLHFLLFIIAGTVLVAAPMLIGRLVRPFLPTPEKDAVYECGEPTIGSSYVQFDIRFYVVALLFIIFDVEVVFFFPWAVVFGGATQLADSRLSEAARNNLTDKLLNLEPGTTVAETAIASADALRLAWTGFADIAVFFGVLLVGFAYVWKRGDLDWVRAMVEQAKTAKAQPKTHTLVEKKHETTLVS; translated from the coding sequence ATGACGGACCTGACGCTTCACTTTCTCTTGTTCATTATCGCTGGAACAGTTCTCGTAGCTGCTCCAATGCTGATTGGTCGATTAGTTCGCCCATTCTTGCCAACTCCTGAGAAGGATGCGGTCTACGAATGTGGTGAGCCGACGATTGGTTCGAGCTATGTCCAGTTCGACATCCGGTTTTACGTCGTGGCGTTGCTGTTCATTATCTTCGACGTGGAGGTTGTCTTCTTCTTCCCTTGGGCTGTCGTCTTTGGGGGAGCGACTCAGCTTGCTGACTCGCGCTTGAGCGAAGCGGCTCGAAATAATCTGACAGACAAGTTGCTGAACCTTGAGCCTGGGACAACTGTTGCCGAGACCGCCATTGCTTCCGCAGATGCCTTGCGTCTTGCCTGGACAGGTTTTGCGGACATCGCTGTCTTCTTCGGTGTGCTGCTTGTTGGCTTTGCGTATGTTTGGAAGCGTGGTGACCTGGATTGGGTCCGAGCGATGGTCGAGCAGGCGAAAACGGCTAAGGCTCAACCGAAAACACATACGCTCGTTGAGAAAAAACACGAAACCACTCTCGTCTCCTGA
- a CDS encoding cytochrome c, whose protein sequence is MIKFQVFCFVVWCSVGQFALAQAPVAVETVAPLDDIVFEVKTQVEVLSKSLEDSDGYEENRPKQIRQSFGLLACLGQALAEHQDAGDTTIQGAALRDAALMFKKDSSLDDAKAAFEQVKLAQAGKATGEAAKLHAWNKLINMHPMMEEVNSRNGAILRVLRRPRGKEGEPVHATTWAILGLAMKADTHEVKNEADLPKWHKHADDFIHASTKLAEAIRAKDKTEGRKWFDAANQSCDACHEVFQ, encoded by the coding sequence ATGATTAAGTTTCAAGTCTTTTGTTTCGTTGTCTGGTGTAGTGTCGGGCAATTTGCTTTGGCTCAGGCTCCTGTTGCTGTGGAAACAGTTGCTCCACTCGACGACATTGTTTTTGAAGTCAAGACGCAAGTCGAAGTGTTGTCAAAGTCGCTGGAGGATTCAGACGGCTATGAAGAGAACCGTCCGAAGCAGATTCGTCAGTCGTTTGGTCTATTAGCCTGTCTCGGGCAAGCATTGGCTGAGCATCAAGATGCAGGTGACACGACGATTCAAGGAGCTGCTCTGCGAGACGCAGCATTGATGTTCAAAAAAGACAGCAGTCTGGACGATGCGAAAGCTGCTTTCGAGCAGGTGAAGTTGGCTCAAGCCGGTAAGGCGACCGGAGAGGCAGCCAAGTTGCACGCTTGGAACAAGCTCATCAACATGCATCCAATGATGGAAGAGGTCAATTCTCGAAACGGTGCGATTTTGAGAGTTCTAAGACGACCTCGCGGAAAAGAAGGTGAACCCGTTCACGCGACAACCTGGGCAATTCTCGGGCTGGCAATGAAAGCTGATACACACGAAGTGAAAAATGAAGCGGATCTTCCGAAGTGGCATAAGCATGCGGACGATTTTATTCACGCTTCGACCAAGTTGGCAGAAGCGATTCGTGCCAAGGATAAAACCGAAGGGCGAAAATGGTTTGATGCAGCGAATCAATCCTGTGATGCCTGTCACGAAGTCTTTCAGTAA
- a CDS encoding ribonuclease H-like domain-containing protein, with translation MKKQIAFDIETAKDVPGDGFDWKPHRPLGISCIATFQNDQAEPEVWHSLEHQAGEKNQPRPAPQMSQVDVAAFVQHLIELTQQGYSILTWNGLSFDFDLLAEESGMLEECKQLAREHIDMMFHIVCEKGFPVGLDAAAKGLDVSGKLTGVAGIEVPKLWASGEYDKVLEYVKQDARITLEVAQIAERDKKFQWRTRKGTISSMPLPKGWLTVEDALKLKEPDTSWMTNPRGRESYLAWMEES, from the coding sequence ATGAAAAAACAGATCGCCTTCGATATTGAAACTGCCAAAGATGTTCCCGGAGACGGTTTCGACTGGAAACCGCATCGTCCGTTGGGGATTTCGTGCATCGCAACGTTTCAAAATGATCAAGCAGAACCGGAAGTCTGGCACAGTCTCGAACATCAAGCGGGTGAGAAGAATCAGCCTCGGCCTGCTCCCCAGATGTCGCAGGTTGATGTGGCAGCCTTCGTGCAGCATTTGATCGAGCTAACTCAACAGGGCTATTCGATTCTCACTTGGAATGGTTTGAGTTTTGACTTCGATCTCCTCGCTGAGGAGTCCGGGATGCTTGAGGAGTGCAAGCAGCTTGCGCGTGAGCACATCGACATGATGTTTCATATCGTCTGCGAGAAAGGTTTCCCTGTCGGATTGGATGCCGCAGCGAAGGGGCTCGATGTTTCAGGAAAGTTGACAGGTGTTGCTGGGATCGAGGTCCCGAAGTTGTGGGCCAGTGGAGAGTACGACAAGGTGCTTGAGTATGTGAAGCAAGATGCGCGCATCACACTTGAGGTGGCACAGATCGCTGAGAGGGATAAGAAGTTTCAATGGAGAACCCGCAAAGGGACCATCAGCTCAATGCCGCTCCCCAAAGGGTGGTTGACAGTCGAGGATGCCCTGAAACTCAAGGAGCCGGATACTTCCTGGATGACGAATCCTAGAGGGCGAGAGAGCTATCTGGCTTGGATGGAAGAGTCTTGA
- a CDS encoding BPL-N domain-containing protein, protein MRSIPKLRLIAFTTLILGLISSTQASDQPTGHLGKGTIWETPWYTIDSGKEGPTVIVTGGIHGNEPAGATAAEQIRHWDIDAGKLIVVPKVNRLGLTAETRWFPPERNNRPLRDLNRNFPTKENPAPRTPLATDVWKLVESTKPDYVVDLHEGFDFHIANSKSVGSSIIFAKSNERTELANAMHKAVNKTVTDKDRKIVLLSKSGAVNGSLVRACQDRLNASGFILETTFKDQPLSLRTRQHRVMVSTLFQKIGLIDQDQSHRVAPSKDASVIQIGMYDSAGATGNGIKNFNKLFNSNNQFNMTQIGPADMIPEVLNQFDVLLFPGGSGSKQGKAIGEKGRDEIRKFGEEGGGVVGVCAGAYLCSSHYTWSLNMINSAVFNETIEIPGVGRKSMWYRGKSSQVEMEFDQSAEPIFNRSDLAKVRYHNGPIVSKGKNTSLPDFTALAWFRSEVAKYEPQKGTMIDTPAIITAPYGKGRVLCISPHPESTPGLEPAILDAIKYVRPQEK, encoded by the coding sequence ATGAGATCAATCCCCAAGCTGAGACTGATTGCTTTTACGACACTGATTCTGGGGCTCATTTCCTCAACGCAAGCGAGCGACCAACCAACGGGCCACCTTGGCAAAGGAACGATTTGGGAAACACCATGGTACACAATTGACAGCGGCAAAGAGGGCCCAACTGTGATCGTGACAGGTGGAATTCACGGAAACGAACCAGCCGGAGCAACCGCTGCAGAGCAAATCCGACATTGGGATATCGATGCAGGCAAGCTGATTGTCGTCCCGAAAGTCAATCGATTGGGGCTCACCGCAGAGACCCGATGGTTTCCCCCAGAGCGAAACAACAGACCTCTCCGGGACTTGAACCGAAACTTCCCAACGAAAGAGAACCCCGCCCCACGAACCCCATTGGCCACGGATGTCTGGAAATTAGTGGAATCAACAAAGCCAGATTACGTAGTCGACTTACACGAAGGATTCGACTTCCATATCGCGAACTCGAAGTCGGTAGGGTCGAGTATTATTTTTGCTAAATCAAATGAGCGCACGGAACTGGCCAACGCAATGCACAAGGCTGTCAACAAAACAGTCACAGACAAAGACCGCAAGATAGTGCTGCTCTCAAAGTCTGGTGCAGTCAATGGAAGCCTGGTCCGTGCCTGCCAGGACAGACTGAACGCCAGCGGATTCATCCTGGAGACCACCTTCAAGGATCAACCACTCTCACTTCGAACGCGTCAACACCGCGTTATGGTTTCCACCCTCTTTCAGAAAATTGGTCTCATCGATCAGGACCAAAGCCATCGAGTCGCACCCTCGAAAGATGCGAGCGTCATCCAGATCGGCATGTATGATTCAGCAGGAGCAACCGGGAACGGGATCAAGAATTTCAACAAACTGTTCAACTCGAACAATCAATTCAACATGACGCAAATTGGGCCTGCCGACATGATCCCCGAAGTTCTTAATCAGTTCGACGTTCTTCTTTTCCCAGGAGGAAGCGGCAGCAAACAGGGCAAAGCAATAGGCGAGAAAGGCCGAGACGAAATTCGCAAATTCGGCGAAGAGGGTGGAGGCGTCGTCGGAGTCTGTGCGGGAGCGTATCTATGCTCATCTCATTACACCTGGTCTCTCAATATGATCAACTCGGCTGTCTTCAATGAGACCATCGAAATCCCCGGAGTCGGTCGCAAATCGATGTGGTATCGAGGAAAATCGAGCCAGGTCGAGATGGAATTTGACCAATCTGCTGAGCCAATCTTCAATCGATCCGACCTCGCCAAGGTGCGATACCATAACGGTCCCATCGTCAGCAAAGGGAAGAATACAAGTCTCCCGGACTTCACAGCTCTGGCGTGGTTTCGGTCTGAAGTCGCGAAATACGAACCACAGAAAGGGACAATGATCGACACCCCCGCCATCATCACTGCCCCGTACGGAAAAGGTCGAGTCCTCTGCATCAGCCCTCACCCAGAATCAACACCCGGACTTGAACCTGCAATTCTCGACGCCATTAAATACGTCCGACCGCAAGAGAAATAG
- a CDS encoding NADH-quinone oxidoreductase subunit D, translating into MATQLEDQRIIEFDVRTDEMLINMGPQHPSTHGVLRLLLRTDGEVVYEVTPHIGYLHRCAEKIGENLAGAQWVPYTDRMDYLAGMNMNLGMSLAFEKLVGLEVPEKAMNVRLIIAELGRIASHLVGMGAYGLDLGSFSPFLYAFREREIVLDLFEEACGARLTYSYLTIGGATHDLPGMIEIPPGLASLTGRDPKMKLLWTDAVLMFIEWLEDRIKEYHILLTRNAIFINRTAGLGAMSAEMATDYGCTGPVLRGSGVDYDLRRDGEEIYTRMYEGYDFNVISAPFEGESGIPRQVVLGDNWCRFFVRMLEIVESIKLLRQGIEKYPHTEGEHRVPFKMNTKLPVDEVYLETECPRGQMGFYLVGDGQAEPLRARAKSSCFCNLSVTGPLCEGVLLADVPSIVGSLDIVMGEIDR; encoded by the coding sequence ATGGCAACACAACTTGAAGATCAGCGAATTATCGAATTCGATGTCCGTACGGACGAAATGCTGATCAACATGGGACCGCAGCATCCAAGTACCCACGGTGTGTTGCGACTGTTGCTGAGAACTGATGGTGAGGTCGTGTACGAAGTCACGCCACACATCGGCTATTTGCATCGCTGTGCTGAAAAAATTGGTGAGAATCTGGCAGGTGCCCAGTGGGTTCCTTACACCGATCGAATGGATTATCTCGCCGGGATGAATATGAATCTCGGGATGTCGTTGGCTTTTGAAAAGCTCGTCGGCTTAGAGGTTCCTGAAAAGGCCATGAACGTTCGGCTGATCATCGCTGAGCTTGGACGCATCGCCAGTCACCTTGTTGGTATGGGCGCTTATGGGCTCGATCTCGGTTCATTCAGTCCGTTTCTGTATGCCTTCCGTGAGCGGGAAATTGTTCTCGATCTGTTTGAAGAAGCTTGTGGTGCTCGCCTGACTTACAGCTACCTGACGATCGGGGGAGCAACCCACGATCTTCCCGGGATGATCGAAATTCCACCGGGGCTGGCCTCTTTGACTGGCAGAGATCCCAAGATGAAATTGCTTTGGACCGATGCCGTTTTGATGTTTATTGAGTGGCTCGAGGATCGTATCAAGGAATATCACATCCTGCTGACGCGTAATGCGATTTTCATTAACCGCACAGCCGGGCTTGGAGCGATGTCCGCCGAAATGGCGACTGATTACGGCTGTACTGGTCCGGTCCTTCGTGGTAGTGGAGTCGATTACGACTTACGTCGCGATGGCGAAGAGATCTATACCCGCATGTATGAAGGTTACGACTTCAACGTGATCTCCGCCCCGTTTGAAGGGGAAAGTGGAATCCCAAGGCAGGTCGTTTTAGGCGATAACTGGTGTCGCTTCTTTGTTCGCATGCTCGAGATTGTCGAATCCATCAAGCTTCTTCGGCAGGGCATTGAAAAATACCCACACACGGAAGGTGAGCATCGTGTTCCATTTAAGATGAACACGAAACTTCCGGTTGATGAAGTTTATCTCGAAACCGAATGCCCACGTGGGCAAATGGGATTCTACCTCGTTGGCGATGGTCAAGCAGAACCGTTGCGTGCACGAGCGAAAAGCTCTTGTTTCTGTAATCTTTCCGTGACTGGTCCCCTCTGTGAAGGGGTTCTCCTGGCTGACGTCCCATCTATTGTGGGATCGCTTGATATCGTGATGGGTGAAATCGATCGGTAG